The proteins below are encoded in one region of Tachypleus tridentatus isolate NWPU-2018 chromosome 4, ASM421037v1, whole genome shotgun sequence:
- the LOC143248344 gene encoding uncharacterized protein LOC143248344, whose protein sequence is MIGAAGIILLITCLSLIIWKCCCKSERRKEDEVIVEDGKDTIKLLIPQNSIEKSNKHVKNNRKPQHNIKNRPRKVRNVHLPQEKNKEKKFTKYKAYRPLYYKELKHKFKQLSNTDSDSP, encoded by the exons ATGATTGGTGCAGCAGGAATAATACTTTTGATAACTTGTTTAAg TCTTATAATTTGGAAATGCTGCTGTAAATCAGAAAGACGGAAAGAAGATGAGGTGATCGTCGAGGATGGaaaagatacaataaaactaCTAATACCACAAAACTCaatagaaaaatcaaataaacatgtaaaaaacaatagaaaaccacagcataatataaaaaatagacCAAGGAAAGTGCGGAATGTTCACCTGCCTCAA gaaaaaaacaaagaaaaaaaattcaccaAATACAAAGCATACCGACCACTGTATTACAaggaattaaaacataaatttaaacagCTATCAAACACAGATTCCGATAGTCCATAG
- the LOC143248128 gene encoding putative protein-lysine deacylase ABHD14B encodes MFLLSERRCCCLKWKIYGKWNVDAVAANGIFVNVKIFYREALPKDTSNFHISILLLHRAAFSSKTWLDLGTIQMLAAIGYRTVTMDVPRFGNSERARISDRGEFINDVVKTLNLIRPVVVSRSMSGAFALPYLVKHSTNMGGYVPVGPEATSILERQPCGNGQSKEMSLDSVCESLKDYFSLPPHDLSCLKVLSLKADTMNKIMLYLLSVRILSNIIG; translated from the exons ATGTTTCTGCTAAGTGAACGTAGGTGCTGTTGCCTCAAATGGAAAATTTATGGTAAATGGAATGTAGATGCTGTTGCcgcaaatggaatatttgtg AATGTCAAAATTTTCTACCGTGAAGCTTTACCTAAGGACACTTCCAATTTCCACATCTCCATCCTTCTACTGCACAGAGCAGCGTTTTCTTCCAAAACCTGGCTGGACCTGGGCACAATACAAATGCTGGCTGCAATAGGCTACCGGACTGTGACAATGGATGTACCTC gTTTCGGTAACAGCGAGAGGGCACGCATCTCTGACCGCGGCGAGTTCATTAACGACGTCGTTAAAACCTTGAACTTGATACGTCCTGTGGTGGTCAGTCGTAGTATGAGTGGAGCTTTTGCTCTTCCGTACCTTGTAAAACATTCAACGAACATGGGTGGATATGTTCCAGTTGGACCCGAGGCTACAAGCATTCTTGAAAGACAACCTTGTGGTAATGGTCAGTCAAAAGAAATGTCCCTTGACAGTGTATGTGAAAGCCTAAAGGATTACTTTTCACTTCCCCCTCATGACTTAAGTTGTCTTAAG GTCTTGTCTTTGAAAGCTGACACGATGAACAAGATTATGTTGTACTTGTTATCTGTCAGGatactatctaacatcattggcTAA